The following coding sequences lie in one Stigmatopora nigra isolate UIUO_SnigA chromosome 4, RoL_Snig_1.1, whole genome shotgun sequence genomic window:
- the LOC144194992 gene encoding zinc-regulated GTPase metalloprotein activator 1-like, whose translation MEYNEDDCPELVPIPSQDATPADQIPVTIITGYLGAGKTTLLNYILTEQHNKRIAVILNEFGEGSALEKSLAVSHAGELYEEWLELRNGCICCSVKDNGLKAIENLMEKKGKFDYILLETTGLADPGAVASMFWVDAELGSEIYLDGIVTVIDAKYGLKQLTEEKADGLVNEAERQIALADLTIINKTDLVEEAELAQIRDTVRSINSVVKILETQRSRVNVSDVLDLHSFDTKDGEKLAEKLNIVKPTRPHLDKSISTVTFEVAGSLSEDALNVFIQDLLWEKTLQNKEGQAMNVIRLKGMVSLATKAHQVMLQGVHELYELNETPQLWEGQPRISRLVFIGRNLDKDILQQLVISTVLQSQE comes from the exons ATGGAGTACAATGAGGACGATTGCCCAGAGCTGGTGCCTATCCCCTCCCAGGACGCTACTCCAGCAGATCAGATACCTGTCACCATCATCACTGGCTACCTTG GTGCTGGAAAAACCACACTTTTGAACTACATCCTAACAGAACAACACAACAAGCGGATTGCAGTCATACTCAATGAATTTGGTGAAG GGAGCGCCCTTGAGAAGTCACTTGCTGTAAGCCATGCTGGAGAACTTTATGAGGAGTGGCTGGAGTTAAGGAATGGCTGTATCTGCTGCTCTGTTAA GGATAATGGCCTTAAGGCGATAGAGAACCTTATGGAGAAGAAGGGCAAATTTGACTATATCCTCTTGGAAACCACAGGATTAGCTGATCCAG GTGCCGTTGCTTCCATGTTCTGGGTTGATGCTGAGCTTGGTAGTGAGATCTATCTTGAtg GTATTGTGACTGTTATCGATGCAAAGTATGGTCTCAAG caactAACAGAGGAAAAGGCTGATGGACTTGTGAATGAGGCAGAaag GCAAATTGCACTTGCTGACCTGACAATTATCAACAAGACTGATCTAGTGGAAGAGGCGGAACTTGCTCAAATCCGAGACACAGTCAG ATCAATAAACAGTGTCGTGAAGATCCTGGAAACGCAGAGATCAAG GGTGAACGTCTCCGATGTTCTCGACCTTCACTCTTTTGACACTAAGGATGGAGAAAA ACTGGCAGAGAAGCTGAACATTGTGAAACCGACCAGACCACACCTTGACAAG AGTATTTCAACTGTGACATTTGAAGTGGCGGGAAGTCTTTCAGAAGATGCCctaaatgttttcattcag GATCTCCTCTGGGAAAAGACGCTGCAAAACAAAGAGGGGCAAGCCATGAATGTCATCCGCTTAAAG GGGATGGTATCGCTGGCGACTAAAGCCCACCAGGTCATGCTGCAGGGGGTCCACGAGTTGTATGAGCTCAATGAGACTCCCCAGCTTTGGGAGGGACAGCCACGGATCAGCCGGCTGGTCTTTATAG GACGAAACTTGGACAAAGATATTCTACAGCAACTTGTCATCTCCACTGTGCTACAGAGCCAAGaataa